From a region of the Pseudomonadota bacterium genome:
- the moaB gene encoding molybdenum cofactor biosynthesis protein B: MSAERRFVPVNIAILTVSDSRTEADDKSGHTLVERIQDAGHHLAEKAIVADDKYRIRAVISRWIADPDIQAVITTGGTGVTGRDGTPEAVSPLLDKELQGFGELFRSISFRDIGTSSLQSRCLAGVANGTYLFCLPGSTGACRTGWDEIIKTQLDYRTRPCNFVELMPRLLEK; encoded by the coding sequence ATGAGTGCCGAACGCCGATTTGTTCCAGTCAATATCGCCATTCTGACGGTATCGGATTCCCGCACCGAGGCTGACGATAAGTCCGGCCACACCTTGGTCGAACGAATTCAGGATGCGGGACACCACTTGGCCGAGAAAGCTATCGTGGCCGACGACAAATACCGGATTCGGGCGGTCATCTCGCGCTGGATTGCCGATCCCGATATCCAGGCGGTGATCACCACCGGCGGTACCGGAGTGACCGGGCGCGATGGCACTCCCGAGGCGGTATCGCCGCTGCTCGACAAGGAACTGCAGGGTTTCGGCGAGCTGTTTCGCAGCATTTCGTTCCGCGATATCGGGACATCGTCGTTGCAATCGCGCTGTCTTGCCGGGGTCGCGAACGGCACGTACCTGTTTTGCCTGCCCGGGTCGACAGGTGCCTGTCGAACCGGCTGGGACGAGATCATTAAAACGCAGCTCGATTACCGCACCCGTCCGTGTAATTTCGTCGAGTTGATGCCGCGGTTGCTGGAGAAGTAG
- a CDS encoding DUF3179 domain-containing protein translates to MRVLLFFRHRGVAVLRLGIVVVIGWWVIQFFATSAVAAPAFISAWPDTDFDRRSVALDEIVSGGPPKDGIPAIDRPLFVTPTEAAEWLDPREPVISVERNGDARAYPLQILIYHEIVNDSVGGDPLAVTFCPLCNASIVYERRVAGRVLDFGTTGLLRKSDLVMYDRQTESWWQQFTGTAIIGELNGAELRQAPSSIVAFEAFSSTYPQGRVLSRKTGHFRPYGRNPYRGYDRIGNIPFLLQDPADERLPAMERVIGVSNGDRHRVYPFETLRSAPVINDLLGDVPVVVFSKEGTLSVLDSGEIKESRTVPSATAYRRDLGNRLLTFEVRDDGIYDRETGSRWNLFGTAVDGRLRGAQLTPLPGGVHFAFAWLAFRPGSEIYAATR, encoded by the coding sequence ATGCGCGTGCTACTGTTTTTCCGGCATCGGGGTGTTGCCGTTCTGCGACTCGGCATCGTGGTGGTAATCGGCTGGTGGGTGATCCAGTTTTTCGCCACCAGCGCCGTTGCTGCGCCCGCTTTCATCAGTGCCTGGCCGGATACCGACTTTGACAGACGTTCGGTCGCACTCGATGAGATCGTGTCAGGCGGGCCGCCCAAGGACGGAATACCTGCCATCGACAGACCGCTGTTCGTTACACCCACGGAAGCGGCCGAGTGGCTCGATCCACGCGAACCGGTGATCAGCGTCGAGCGTAACGGTGACGCACGCGCCTATCCGCTGCAGATCCTCATCTACCACGAAATCGTCAACGATAGCGTCGGTGGCGACCCGTTGGCGGTCACCTTCTGCCCGCTGTGCAATGCCTCGATCGTGTACGAGCGACGCGTCGCGGGTCGCGTACTCGATTTCGGTACCACCGGGCTGCTGCGCAAGAGCGATCTGGTGATGTACGACCGCCAGACCGAGAGCTGGTGGCAGCAGTTCACAGGGACCGCGATCATCGGCGAACTCAACGGTGCCGAATTGCGCCAGGCACCCTCCAGCATCGTTGCCTTTGAAGCGTTCAGCAGCACCTACCCGCAGGGCAGGGTGCTCTCGCGCAAGACGGGCCATTTTCGTCCTTATGGCCGCAATCCTTACCGCGGCTACGATCGGATCGGCAATATTCCGTTTTTACTCCAGGACCCCGCTGATGAGCGCCTGCCCGCAATGGAGCGCGTCATTGGCGTGAGCAACGGGGATCGGCACCGCGTCTACCCGTTCGAAACACTGCGCAGCGCACCGGTGATCAATGATCTGCTTGGCGATGTCCCCGTGGTGGTGTTCAGCAAAGAGGGCACGCTCTCGGTGCTCGATAGCGGGGAGATCAAGGAGTCGCGTACTGTGCCGTCGGCCACAGCCTATCGGCGCGATCTCGGAAATCGACTGCTTACCTTCGAGGTTCGTGATGACGGCATTTACGATCGTGAAACCGGGAGCCGGTGGAATCTGTTCGGTACGGCCGTGGACGGGAGGCTGCGCGGCGCACAGTTGACCCCGCTGCCTGGCGGTGTCCACTTTGCCTTTGCCTGGTTGGCATTTCGACCCGGGAGCGAGATTTACGCCGCTACACGCTGA
- the hspQ gene encoding heat shock protein HspQ encodes MVIPQARYSVGQLVHHKLFDYRGVIFDVDAVFMGSDAWYEQVARSHPPKDRPWYHVLVDGADHTTYVAERNLESDASGVAVNHPLLGKFFTSFDGGQYQTMRREN; translated from the coding sequence ATGGTCATACCGCAAGCCCGCTATAGCGTAGGCCAGTTGGTCCATCACAAGCTTTTCGACTATCGCGGCGTCATCTTTGATGTCGATGCCGTGTTTATGGGCTCCGACGCGTGGTATGAACAGGTGGCACGCTCGCATCCGCCGAAAGACCGGCCCTGGTATCACGTGCTGGTGGATGGCGCCGATCACACCACGTATGTTGCAGAACGCAATCTCGAGAGCGATGCCAGTGGTGTGGCGGTAAATCACCCCTTGCTTGGCAAGTTCTTTACCAGCTTTGACGGTGGGCAATATCAGACGATGCGCCGCGAAAACTGA
- a CDS encoding TerB family tellurite resistance protein produces MIDVIRRFFDKYIEPELEHPGAAHREHAYRLATGALLFEVSRADHHIGDQELTIIAGLLKTRFDLSVEDTQHLVDLAHSESEEAVSLFEFTRLVDARLSAGEKIHVVELLWEVAFTDGRLDRYEEYTIRKLADLLHVAHRDFIAAKLRVEQRLGSPIENP; encoded by the coding sequence ATGATTGACGTTATCCGCCGGTTTTTCGACAAGTACATAGAGCCGGAGTTGGAGCACCCCGGCGCCGCGCATCGTGAGCATGCCTATCGACTTGCCACCGGGGCATTGTTGTTCGAAGTCTCGCGCGCCGATCACCATATCGGTGATCAGGAACTCACCATCATTGCGGGGCTTCTCAAGACTCGGTTCGACCTCTCTGTCGAGGACACGCAGCACCTGGTGGACCTTGCGCATAGCGAGAGTGAAGAGGCGGTGAGTCTTTTCGAGTTCACGCGGCTGGTCGATGCCAGGCTGAGCGCAGGCGAGAAAATCCATGTGGTCGAACTGCTGTGGGAGGTGGCATTTACCGACGGTCGGCTGGATCGTTACGAGGAGTACACCATCCGCAAGCTTGCCGATCTGCTGCATGTGGCACACCGTGATTTTATTGCTGCCAAACTGCGGGTTGAGCAGCGCCTGGGCAGCCCCATCGAGAATCCCTGA
- a CDS encoding VOC family protein, translated as MDPVFTHLALHVRDLDACIDFYRSYCGMAIVHERTGKGSRIVWMAEPGREQELIFVLLPGGPGQQRADNDFGHLGFALADRAAVDSVARKARLNGCLLWEPRQEPYPVGYYCGVLDPDGNAVEFSYGQPLGPGAESEEGGS; from the coding sequence ATGGACCCGGTTTTTACTCATCTCGCCCTGCATGTGCGCGATCTCGATGCCTGCATTGATTTCTATCGCAGCTATTGCGGCATGGCGATTGTGCACGAGCGCACCGGCAAAGGTTCGCGCATCGTCTGGATGGCCGAGCCTGGGCGGGAGCAGGAACTGATCTTCGTTCTGCTCCCAGGCGGTCCAGGTCAACAACGGGCAGACAACGACTTCGGGCATCTCGGGTTTGCCCTGGCGGACCGCGCCGCGGTGGATAGCGTAGCCCGCAAGGCGCGCCTGAACGGATGTCTGCTCTGGGAGCCGCGCCAGGAACCATACCCCGTCGGTTACTATTGTGGTGTGCTCGATCCGGATGGCAACGCGGTGGAGTTCAGTTATGGCCAGCCGCTTGGGCCGGGTGCCGAAAGCGAGGAGGGTGGGTCGTAG
- a CDS encoding DNA-binding protein, with protein sequence MAAKKKAAPKKAAAKKAAPKKSSKKTAKAVAVPKVLKPIATKQTKNQIIATITEETGVARKDVVAVLGSMGDLVNRHMKKRGSGEITIPETGVKVRRVTKPRTKARVGRNPFTGAEIKIPAKPARTAVRVTALKALKETVNS encoded by the coding sequence ATGGCAGCAAAGAAAAAGGCAGCACCCAAAAAGGCCGCGGCAAAAAAAGCCGCACCGAAAAAGAGCAGCAAAAAGACCGCAAAAGCCGTAGCCGTCCCCAAAGTCCTCAAACCCATTGCTACCAAGCAGACCAAAAATCAGATCATCGCAACCATCACTGAAGAGACCGGTGTCGCCCGTAAGGATGTCGTCGCTGTACTGGGCTCCATGGGAGATCTGGTTAACCGCCACATGAAGAAACGTGGCTCGGGCGAGATCACGATTCCGGAAACCGGTGTCAAGGTACGCCGCGTAACCAAGCCGCGGACCAAGGCCCGTGTTGGCCGCAATCCCTTCACTGGTGCGGAGATCAAGATTCCGGCCAAACCGGCGCGTACCGCCGTCCGTGTAACAGCGTTAAAAGCACTGAAAGAGACCGTCAACTCGTAA